The Daphnia carinata strain CSIRO-1 chromosome 2, CSIRO_AGI_Dcar_HiC_V3, whole genome shotgun sequence genome has a segment encoding these proteins:
- the LOC130686818 gene encoding uncharacterized protein LOC130686818, with amino-acid sequence MGRQLVILAGYGDNSSLESTILKFCNKNVREDSIRNTDEGSFQLDAVNDDENRVSTCHLCLDAHVASYFRCELLRSRAFARQVWIHFANQSSSTHLTTIIVQVSLEPSVRYYMDQRFGPQIQLLVNERIELDHIMSCLSTLGGAFSSLGDQLIDCAKAAGKISFQQYKIAEKLCDPVTLMRCQLYLAISFIQCNHFKKARIVITSVYRAIKSRPEGLQEKRVISMCLGIWAKLKYHWHLEKNNIKLKYITETNKCD; translated from the exons ATGGGTAGGCAATTGGTAATATTAGCAGGATATGGCGATAACAGTTCACTAGAGTCTACTATTTTAAAGTTTTGTAACAAGAACGTTAGAGAGGACAGTATTCGAAATACAGATGAAGGCTCTTTTCAGTTAGATGCTGTTAATGATGATGAAAACAGAGTGTCAACTTGTCACTTGTGTCTCGATGCACATGTTGCATCATATTTCCGGTGTGAACTCCTCAGATCTCGTGCATTTGCAAGACAAGTGTGGATTCATTTTGCAAATCAATCAAGTTCAACTCACTTGACCACAATAATTGTGCAAGTTTCGTTAGAACCGTCAGTCCGATACTACATGGATCAGAGATT cGGTCCCCAAATTCAGCTGTTGGTCAATGAAAGGATTGAATTAGACCACATCATGTCTTGCCTCTCTACCTTAGGTGGAGCCTTTTCATCCCTAGGGGATCAACTTATTGATTGT GCAAAGGCAGCAGGAAAGATTTCCTTTCAGCAGTATAAGATTGCTGAGAAACTTTGTGATCCTGTAACCTTAATGCGTTGCCAGTTGTACCTTGCCATAAGCTTCATCCAATGCAATCACTTTAAAAAAGCCAGAATTGTTATCACTTCAGTATATAGAGCCATCAAGTCTAGGCCAGAAGGATTACAGGAGAAAAGAGttatctcaatgtgcctgGGCATTTGGGCAAAACTTAAATATCATTGGCATCTAGAAAAGAACAATATTAAGCTGAAGTACATTACAGAAACCAATAAATGTGATTAG
- the LOC130686821 gene encoding uncharacterized protein LOC130686821, whose translation MDKIIQQKDDQIMKLQAQLLEQHKILDNSKAKDAQILSLQAQLGEKNKLERNSFQTVKEFFPNSSLTELEDELALGEHSQLFSLPPDGVLKLNSVSAALKELLVISPCSEGSEQLWDRIWAENGCGTETQK comes from the exons atggataagataatacaacaaaaggatg atcaaattatgaagctgcaggcccaattattggaacaacacaaaatattagataacagcaaagctaaggatg ctcaaattttgagtctacaagctcagctaggggaaaagaacaaattggaacggaacagtttccaaacagtgaaggaattttttccaaactcatccctaactgaacttgaggatgaattggcattaggcgaacacagtcag ttattcagtctaccacctgacggtgtgttaaagttaaattctgttagtgctgcactaaaagaattgttagtaataagtccatgcagcgaaggaagtgaacaattgtgggaccgtatttgggctgaaaatgggtgtggtacggaaacccagaaatag
- the LOC130686815 gene encoding NIF3-like protein 1 isoform X1 — protein MLTSCIRHLVRHHIQLRNYHRAMSNLTLCSVIEELNRLAPLSLAEPWDNVGLLVEPSGSKIVKKILLTNDLTTSVMQEAEDSSVDLIYSYHPPIFAPLKRISAANWKENIIAKCLENKIAVFSPHTALDALKGGVNDWLAEAFGSHVASCEPLTTSYAAFPRRNCTHMVEIPVPFNPEGKKLVRSILELVASVPEARLEEHISTADGYEQMTVMAPEKALPSIIELVNQCSFANASRYVRIIRVEKPPIPGHGMGRLIRLKEPVTVTHAIELVKSHLKLQHVRLAIAHNAKDVHTIALCAGSGASILKNVKADVFLTGEMSHHEVLDAVQRGTSVILCEHSNTERGFLTKWKDVLTSALGESIEIIVSVNDLDPLQVV, from the exons ATGTTGACGAGTTGCATCCGTCATCTAGTTAGACATCACATACAACTTCGAAATTATCATAGGGCCATGTCCAATCTAACGCTGTGCTCTGTGATTGAGGAGCTTAATCGACTAGCCCCCTTGTCGTTAGCAGAACCATGGGATAACGTTGGACTTTTAGTTGAGCCTTCCGGTTCAAAAATTGTTAAGAAGATATTACTCACCAATGACTTGACAACCAGTGTAATGCAAGAAGCTGAGGATTCTTCAGTTGACCTGATCTACTCTTACCATCCTCCTATCTTCGCACCTTTGAAGCGCATCTCAGCCGCAAACTGGAAG GAGAACATTATAGCTAAATGCTTGGAGAATAAAATAGCAGTTTTCTCGCCTCACACTGCATTAGACGCTCTAAAAGGTGGTGTCAATGATTGGTTGGCTGAAGCGTTTG GCTCCCATGTTGCCTCGTGCGAACCGTTAACGACATCGTATGCTGCGTTTCCTCGTCGAAACTGCACGCATATGGTAGAAATTCCCGTGCCTTTCAACCCAGAAGGGAAAAAATTGGTTCGATCAATCCTGGAGTTAGTTGCGTCCGTTCCAGAAGCTCGTCTGGAAGAACA CATTTCTACTGCTGATGGCTATGAGCAAATGACCGTTATGGCCCCGGAAAAAGCTTTGCCTTCCATTATCGAGTTGGTTAACCAGTGCTCATTTGCAAACGCATCTCGCTATGTTCGTATCATCCGTGTTGAGAAG CCTCCAATTCCTGGTCACGGAATGGGGCGATTGATTCGCCTAAAAGAGCCAGTGACAGTTACCCATGCCATAGAATTGGTAAAGAGCCATCTGAAGCTGCAGCATGTACGTCTAGCAATCGCACATAATGCTAAGGATGTGCATACGATCGCGTTGTGTGCTGGTTCAGGTGCTTCAATATTAAAGAACGTCAAAGCAGACGTTTTCTTAACTGGAGAGATGTCTCATCACGAAGTACTCGATGCCGTTCAGCGCGGAACTAGCGTCATCCTATGTGAGCACTCGAATACCGAGCGTGGATTTCTTACTAAGTGGAAAGATGTTCTTACATCAGCGCTTGGAGAAAGTATCGAGATAATCGTGTCGGTTAATGATCTGGATCCACTTCAAGTTGTTTAA
- the LOC130686815 gene encoding probable cytosolic iron-sulfur protein assembly protein Ciao1 isoform X2 produces MARLDEVCKLPGHQGIVWNVGWNQEGTILVSCGEDKTVRLWARNINSENNLWVCHSILSDGHQRTIRSVSFSPCNKLIASASFDGTCCIWEKKTNTDGNQYECTATLEGHENEVKCVAWSTSGSFLATCSRDKSVWIWEVGEDGEFECAAVLSAHTQDVKKVCWHPHQDIVASASYDNTVKLFCEEDDDWVCFGTLKSHDSTVWSLAFDSSGKNMATCSDDRTIKIWKEYLPGNEFGIATSDNTPTWKCICTLSGVHPRAIYDISWCHQTGLIATASGDDAIRIFRIDPESDPNAPTLEQLATVTRAHEQDVNSVAWNPVIPGLLASCSDDMHLKLWQYKG; encoded by the coding sequence ATGGCAAGACTAGATGAAGTCTGCAAGTTGCCAGGTCACCAAGGAATTGTATGGAATGTAGGTTGGAACCAAGAAGGAACTATTTTGGTTTCATGTGGTGAAGACAAAACTGTTCGGCTTTGGGCCAGGAACATCAATTCCGAAAACAACCTCTGGGTGTGTCACTCTATTTTATCTGATGGACACCAACGCACCATCAGATCTGTCTCATTTTCCCCTTGTAATAAGCTTATTGCCTCAGCAAGTTTTGATGGTACATGTTGCatttgggaaaagaaaaccaataCGGATGGCAATCAGTATGAATGCACAGCCACTTTAGAAGGACATGAGAATGAAGTCAAGTGCGTCGCTTGGTCTACATCTGGCTCTTTTTTGGCGACTTGCAGCCGAGACAAAAGTGTATGGATATGGGAGGTTGGCGAAGATGGGGAATTTGAATGCGCTGCTGTCTTAAGCGCCCATACACAGGACGTCAAAAAAGTCTGCTGGCATCCTCATCAAGACATCGTTGCCTCGGCTAGCTACGACAATACTGTCAAATTATTCTGCGAAGAGGACGACGATTGGGTTTGCTTTGGAACGTTGAAATCCCATGATTCAACTGTCTGGAGTTTGGCTTTTGATTCTTCAGGAAAAAATATGGCGACATGCAGTGACGATCGGACAATTAAGATTTGGAAAGAATATCTTCCGGGAAATGAATTTGGAATCGCCACATCGGATAATACTCCAACCTGGAAGTGTATCTGCACATTGTCCGGAGTCCATCCTCGTGCAATATACGACATTTCGTGGTGTCACCAAACCGGTCTGATAGCTACTGCTTCCGGTGACGATGCTATTCGTATTTTTCGTATTGATCCGGAGAGCGATCCAAATGCTCCGACCTTAGAACAACTTGCCACAGTGACAAGAGCACATGAACAGGACGTTAATTCAGTGGCGTGGAATCCAGTGATTCCAGGTCTCCTAGCCTCTTGCAGTGATGACATGCACCTCAAATTGTGGCAATATAAAGGATAA